One genomic segment of Methanobacteriaceae archaeon includes these proteins:
- a CDS encoding ParA family protein produces MAEIIAILNQKGGCGKTTTAVNLSAALALLGEKVLVIDMDPQANATTAFGVEKNEENSIYRVLTGQETLDDSVVSTDIKGLDLVPSHISLSGAEIELSKDIGFPFILKEAMDGIAESYDYILVDVPPSLGILTINSLVAADSVIIPIQAEFYALEGMADLLDAMNLVESRLNSPSPIKGILITLYDSRTRLGRDVLHNVRQYFGETEHIFKTTIPRNVKLAEAPSHGKPCIIYDEECIGSEAYRDLALEILELKDSVAQEKVAENKYTVMEDN; encoded by the coding sequence ATGGCGGAAATAATTGCAATATTGAATCAGAAGGGAGGTTGTGGTAAAACTACCACTGCAGTCAACCTTTCAGCAGCACTAGCCCTTTTAGGGGAAAAAGTTCTGGTTATTGACATGGACCCACAGGCTAATGCCACCACAGCATTTGGAGTTGAAAAAAACGAAGAAAACTCCATATACCGGGTACTAACCGGGCAGGAAACACTGGATGATTCAGTTGTCTCCACTGATATCAAGGGTCTGGATCTGGTACCCAGCCATATTTCACTCAGTGGGGCTGAAATAGAGCTCAGTAAAGACATAGGATTCCCATTTATACTGAAGGAGGCTATGGATGGAATTGCAGAAAGCTACGATTACATCCTGGTGGATGTGCCCCCATCTCTGGGTATTTTAACCATCAACTCCCTGGTGGCAGCAGACAGTGTCATAATACCCATTCAGGCAGAATTTTATGCCCTGGAAGGAATGGCTGATTTACTGGATGCTATGAATCTCGTTGAAAGTCGTTTAAACAGCCCATCACCAATAAAGGGGATATTAATCACCTTATACGATTCCAGAACTCGTCTGGGTCGGGATGTGCTGCACAATGTTAGGCAATACTTTGGTGAAACTGAACACATTTTCAAAACCACCATTCCCCGTAATGTTAAACTGGCTGAGGCCCCCAGTCATGGTAAACCCTGCATTATCTATGATGAGGAATGCATTGGTAGTGAAGCATATCGGGATCTTGCTCTGGAA